The Musa acuminata AAA Group cultivar baxijiao chromosome BXJ1-3, Cavendish_Baxijiao_AAA, whole genome shotgun sequence genome window below encodes:
- the LOC135634600 gene encoding sulfite exporter TauE/SafE family protein 3-like: MAPSPERRRWLAVVLLLCSGFVFGSRSALAERPLRSSLVQAASGGSFRERDVEDDTLPLRNLARYLFDNGSRAHNWPDLELGWRVVLGSAIAFVGSALGSIGGVGGGGIFVPMLVLIIGFDLKTSAAISKCMIMGAAGSAVYYNLRFRHPTLDLPIMDYDLALLFQPMLMLGISIGVAFNVIFAEWMITAILVILFLGTSTKAFLKGLETWKKETVLLKDAARHLDSSTNLKDGPELEYAPLPEGPLANEQPKSSASGAVLTIVPIKENIYVKELMLLLIVWVGFLVIQIIKTHAVICSPEYWIFNFMQVPIAAALTLYEAICLYRGKRTIASTGKQEMNWRPHQLVFYCCCGVIAGVVGGLLGLGGGFILGPLFIELGVPPQVASATSNFVMAFSSSISVVQYYLLDRFPVPYSAYLLCVATLAAVAGQHMVRKMIILIGRASLIIFILALTILVSAIGIGGLGIEDVVGKLARKEYMGFENLCLQSS, translated from the exons ATGGCTCCAAGCCCGGAGCGCAGGCGGTGGCTGGCCGTGGTTCTCCTCCTCTGCTCCGGCTTCGTCTTCGGAAGTCGGTCGGCCTTAGCGGAAAGGCCTCTTAGGTCCTCCCTTGTTCAGGCAGCAAGCGGCGGCAGCTTCCGCGAGAGAGACGTGGAAGATGACACGCTTCCCCTTCGCAATCTTGCCCGTTATCTCTTCGACAATGGATCCCGCGCTCATAATTGGCCA GATCTGGAGCTCGGGTGGAGGGTTGTGCTCGGATCCGCGATTGCGTTTGTGGGGTCTGCTCTCGGCAGCATTGGCGGTGTGGGTGGGGGTGGCATCTTTGTGCCCATGCTCGTTTTGATCATCGGGTTCGACTTGAAGACTTCTGCGGCCATCTCCAAGT GCATGATCATGGGGGCTGCAGGATCTGCGGTTTACTACAATCTAAGGTTTCGACATCCTACATTAGACTTGCCGATCATGGATTATGACCTTGCACTGTTATTCCAACCCATGCTCATGTTGGGCATTAGCATTGGGGTTGCCTTCAATGTCATCTTTGCAGAATGGATGATCACCGCCATCCTCGTCATCCTATTCCTAG GTACATCAACCAAGGCATTTCTAAAGGGTCTAGAGACCTGGAAAAAGGAAACTGTGCTTCTGAAG GATGCAGCAAGGCATTTGGACTCATCAACGAACCTGAAAG ATGGACCAGAACTGGAATATGCGCCGCTCCCAGAGGGACCCCTCGCAAATGAACAGCCCAAGTCTTCAGCAAGTGGGGCAGTTTTAACCATT GTACCTATCAAGGAAAATATATACGTGAAAGAACTTATGTTGCTTTTGATTGTTTGGGTTGGATTTCTTGTCATCCAAATAATTAAG ACTCATGCTGTAATATGCTCTCCAGAATATTGGATATTCAATTTCATGCAG GTGCCAATTGCTGCTGCCTTAACACTTTATGAAGCTATCTGTCTTTACAGAGGGAAGAGGACAATTGCCTCTACTG GTAAGCAGGAAATGAACTGGAGACCGCACCAGCTTGTCTTCTACTGTTGCTGTGGAGTTATAGCTGGGGTAGTTGGAGGTCTTCTTGGGCTCGGAGGAGGATTCATTTTAGGACCCTTATTTATTGAACTGGGGGTTCCTCCACAG GTTGCCAGCGCAACATCAAACTTTGTGATGGCATTTTCTTCTTCCATATCCGTCGTACAGTACTACCTACTCGATCGCTTTCCTGTTCCATACT CTGCATACCTGTTGTGTGTTGCAACACTTGCTGCCGTCGCCGGTCAGCACATGGTGAGGAAGATGATCATTCTGATAGGCCGAGCATCACTAATCATCTTCATTCTGGCATTGACCATCCTTGTCAGTGCGATCGGCATAG GTGGACTTGGCATAGAAGATGTAGTGGGGAAGCTTGCGAGGAAAGAGTACATGGGTTTCGAAAACCTGTGTCTCCAATCTTCTTAG
- the LOC103979818 gene encoding SWI/SNF complex subunit SWI3D isoform X2 — METRGRDVPPGPANAEASSAAQPPAPETLTEAPRRRASGAKRKAHTLSSFAGTSFSAPPKRQAKERNLLHHVFPVHNGPCTRARQSPHKVAAAATHKPTDHVAVPAWATETKAKDVSTDGGQIKAEEEEVSEEPLVDVEFEAIRSRGASVHAVPTPAGWFSWNIIHPVEKHMLPSFFDGKCENWTSEVYMEIRNSIMKKFHSNPQKQVELKDFSELSVGDANARKEVLEFLDHWGLINFHPFPPSIPEASKSDADDTVKTSSLVDKLYQFETIQSFLRIKEEPLVPAAPPCLLPESALTDDLVRPVGPSVEYHCNSCSADCSRKRYHCQKQADFDLCTDCYNEGKFGSGMLPADFILMESAEVPGLSGGSWTDQETLLLLEALELFGENWNEIAEHVATKTKAQCILHFLQMPIEDSFLEGDDDDNDNNLDSKNPTSSNKESTATNTSELMESDKKEAKEDEERSPADALEAETKKFESSENIDERITSKTDPLVNKSPDDEHIFQENGASFAIDALKAAFQAVGYFPEQGLGSFAEAGNPVMALAAFLSGVVESDSLITSCRSSLKAISEDSPGIQLATRHCFVLEDPPTDSKDPSLCVSPDIETSNAGIHKDESKMSILDTTDKSEEQNKIAASTENDGNSSSLLQDSSPKETDVEEVNDATPKKAVLATVQESVDQSLSGDQCMASNAKGVTGASLPVEPMPNVMKETEDLAFQGEVTKSKKAKEVSCPNSVGQKSNSMRSSDDLASTDRVQQHADSTKAVDKIRTSVISEEQVRVQTGGSTDETKDKAGGSIAGDYRSI; from the exons ATGGAGACGAGAGGCCGCGATGTACCCCCAGGTCCGGCGAACGCCGAGGCGTCGTCCGCGGCGCAGCCACCAGCGCCCGAAACCCTAACCGAAGCTCCTCGGAGGAGAGCCAGCGGTGCCAAGAGGAAAGCCCATACTCTGTCCTCTTTCGCCGGTACCTCCTTCTCCGCCCCCCCGAAGCGCCAGGCCAAGGAGAGGAACCTCCTCCACCATGTCTTCCCCGTTCACAACGGCCCCTGCACCAGAGCTCGGCAATCGCCTCACAAGGTCGCGGCCGCCGCCACTCATAAGCCTACCGATCATGTTGCGGTGCCCGCGTGGGCCACGGAGACTAAGGCAAAGGACGTCTCGACCGACGGAGGACAGATCAaggcggaggaagaggaggtgtcTGAGGAGCCGCTCGTGGATGTGGAGTTTGAGGCCATTCGATCTCGAGGTGCCAGCGTTCATGCTGTCCCTACTCCTGCCG GATGGTTCTCATGGAATATAATTCATCCTGTGGAGAAGCATATGTTGCCTTCCTTTTTTGACGGAAAGTGTGAAAACTGGACATCTGAAGTGTACATGGAAATTCGGAATTCCATCATGAAGAAATTTCATTCCAACCCACAGAAGCAGGTGGAACTCAAAGATTTCTCAGAGCTGTCTGTGGGAGATGCAAATGCGAGGAAAGAAGTCCTGGAATTCTTGGACCACTGGGGTCTGATCAATTTTCATCCTTTTCCACCATCCATACCCGAAGCAAGCAAATCTGATGCTGATGACACAGTTAAAACATCATCTTTGGTTGATAAGTTGTACCAATTTGAAACAATTCAGTCCTTTCTCCGAATTAAAGAAGAGCCCTTGGTACCTGCTGCACCACCTTGCTTGCTACCAGAGTCTGCCCTAACTGATGATTTGGTTAGGCCAGTTGGTCCTTCTGTTGAGTACCATTGCAACTCTTGCTCAGCTGATTGCTCTAGAAAGCGTTACCATTGCCAAAAGCAG gcAGATTTTGATTTGTGCACTGATTGCTACAACGAGGGGAAGTTTGGATCAGGCATGTTACCAGCTGATTTTATCCTTATGGAATCTGCAGAGGTTCCTGGTTTAAGTGGTGGGAGTTGGACAGATCAGGAAACTCTGCTTCTACTAGAAGCCTTGGAACTTTTTGGGGAGAACTGGAATGAGATTGCTGAACATGTTGCTACAAAAACCAAAGCCCAATGCATCTTACATTTTCTTCAAATGCCGATTGAGGATTCTTTCTTAGAAggcgatgatgatgataatgacaatAACCTGGATAGCAAGAATCCGACTTCATCAAATAAAGAATCAACAGCCACAAATACTTCTGAATTGATGGAATCTGACAAGAAAGAAGCAAAGGAGGATGAGGAACGCTCTCCTGCAGATGCTCTTGAGGCTGAAACAAAAAAATTTGAAAGTTCTGAAAATATAGATGAACGTATAACTTCCAAAACAGATCCTTTGGTGAATAAGAGTCCTGATGACGAACATATTTTCCAAGAAAATGGGGCCAGTTTTGCTATTGATGCACTGAAGGCTGCATTTCAGGCTGTTGGATACTTTCCTGAACAAGGATTGGGTTCATTTGCAGAAGCAGGAAATCCAGTCATGGCACTT GCAGCATTCTTATCAGGTGTTGTAGAATCTGATTCTCTTATCACCTCATGCCGCAGTTCCCTGAAAGCCATATCAGAGGATTCACCTGGCATCCAGCTTGCTACCAGGCATTGTTTTGTTCTTGAAGATCCACCAACTGATAGTAAGGATCCATCTCTCTGTGTGAG TCCTGATATTGAAACAAGCAATGCGGGGATTCATAAGGATGAAAGCAAAATGTCAATTTTAGATACCACCGACAAATCAGAGGAGCAGAACAAGATTGCTGCCTCTACGGAGAATGATGGGAACTCATCCAGTTTGTTGCAAGATTCTTCACCAAAAGAAACTGATGTGGAAGAAGTAAATGATGCGACTCCAAAGAAGGCAGTGCTCGCTACTGTTCAGGAATCTGTTGATCAGTCTTTGTCTGGGGACCAGTGTATGGCTAGTAACGCGAAGGGTGTAACTGGTGCTTCTTTGCCTGTAGAACCTATGCCCAACGTTATGAAAGAAACTGAAGATTTAGCTTTTCAAGGTGAAGTTACAAAGAGTAAGAAGGCAAAGGAAGTTAGTTGTCCCAACTCAGTGGGTCAGAAATCAAATAGTATGAGAAGTTCAGATGATCTAGCTTCAACAGACAGGGTCCAACAGCATGCAGATTCTACAAAGGCTGTGGATAAGATACGTACTTCAGTTATCTCAGAAGAACAAGTGCGCGTGCAAACAGGTGGTTCAACTGATGAAACTAAAGACAAAGCAG GTGGCTCTATTGCTGGTGACTATAGGTCCATCTGA
- the LOC135634603 gene encoding glucan endo-1,3-beta-glucosidase 7-like — MPAKRSDLFLLPVLLRFHLGMEKWRRLLLVLVLFLAFFSARSQSFIGVNYGQVADNLPPPSATASLLQSTTISKLRLYGADPAIIRSLSGTNISLVLGVPNADIPSLASDPSAAASWAAANVLPYVPATSISLVAVGNEALDSGDAALASQLLPAMRNLGSAVAASGVKVSTVHTMSVLAHSEPPSSGAFRPELSADLTGILGFLRDTGSPFMINPYPFFAYRSDPRPETLAFCLFQPNPGRFDAGSKLMYTNMFDAQVDAVRSALDGLGFPGVEIVVAETGWPYRGDPDEVGTTVENARAFTGNLVAHLRSLVGTPLMPGRSVDTYIFALYDEDLKPGPASERFFGLYRADQTMNYDAGLVKSASSSYTSPSPPAATTGSTPPAATTGRCVPGATPHTSADGRPTQPEEQCHSPDAVGSRAAVRADRLFVLSVALTLLL; from the exons ATGCCTGCAAAGCGATCTGATCTCTTCCTTCTTCCCGTTCTTCTACGTTTCCACCTCGGGATGGAGAAGTGGCGTCGTCTGCTCCTCGTACTTGTGCTCTTCCTCGCCTTCTTCTCCGCAA GGTCGCAGTCCTTCATCGGGGTCAACTATGGGCAGGTGGCGGACAACCTCCCGCCGCCATCTGCCACCGCAAGCCTCCTGCAATCGACCACCATCTCCAAGCTCCGCCTCTACGGCGCCGACCCTGCCATCATCCGATCCCTATCCGGCACCAACATCTCCCTCGTCCTCGGTGTCCCCAACGCCGACATCCCCTCCCTCGCCTCCGACCCATCCGCCGCTGCCAGCTGGGCCGCCGCTAATGTCCTCCCTTACGTCCCCGCCACCTCCATCTCCCTCGTCGCCGTCGGCAATGAGGCACTCGACTCCGGCGATGCCGCCCTCGCGTCCCAGCTCCTCCCCGCCATGCGGAACCTCGGCTCCGCGGTCGCCGCCTCCGGCGTCAAGGTCTCCACCGTCCACACCATGTCGGTGCTCGCCCATTCGGAGCCCCCGTCCTCGGGCGCCTTCCGCCCGGAACTCTCCGCCGACCTCACCGGGATCCTCGGGTTCCTGCGCGACACCGGGTCGCCCTTCATGATCAACCCCTACCCCTTCTTCGCCTACCGCAGCGACCCGCGGCCGGAGACGCTGGCTTTCTGTCTCTTCCAGCCCAACCCGGGCCGGTTCGACGCCGGGTCGAAGCTCATGTACACCAACATGTTCGACGCGCAGGTGGACGCGGTGCGGTCGGCGCTCGACGGGCTGGGGTTCCCGGGGGTGGAGATCGTGGTGGCGGAGACGGGGTGGCCCTACCGGGGGGACCCGGACGAGGTGGGGACGACGGTGGAAAACGCCAGGGCATTCACCGGGAACCTGGTGGCCCACCTGCGGTCCCTGGTGGGGACGCCGCTGATGCCCGGGCGGTCCGTGGACACCTACATCTTCGCGCTCTACGACGAGGACCTCAAGCCCGGCCCCGCCTCCGAGCGCTTCTTCGGCCTCTACCGAGCCGACCAGACCATGAACTACGACGCCGGCCTCGTCAAGTCCGCCTCGAGCTCCTACACGAGTCCGTCGCCGCCTGCAGCGACGACGGGGTCGACACCGCCTGCAGCGACGACGGGGAGGTGCGTACCGGGGGCGACACCGCATACGAGTGCAGACGGCCGCCCAACCCAGCCCGAGGAGCAGTGCCACAGCCCCGACGCCGTCGGATCGCGTGCAGCCGTCAGGGCGGACCGCCTCTTCGTCTTGTCCGTGGCGCTGACACTGCTGCTATAG
- the LOC135634578 gene encoding uncharacterized protein LOC135634578 codes for MAGIALLLDFLKRNPSLSTQSLHSYSLFSATVAASAAAASVAAGKPFASRAIFGDCDLPIAYCDAGASATWDAEYIPNVRSVSENILPNSFKYRTKEYPLELKPLFSAFGFRSLTITSLRSFLLFYLPLLEPRPPVEENDDFLHEAPEEKPVDLVTPFRNSVKQIIRETSVVTIRRVLERLAVHHVSQRMAWKLLKDVPKSAKRKAARGMPTLSFLYSVSGTTFRGHLLGVAASWIVQVVIEIYRCFFRKNINGDEDISINEKIRLFRRKLYGTTVKCSASLVFASVGAGIGALFNPSTGQWIGCALGDFSGPIIAIVCFEKLHLQI; via the exons ATGGCGGGGATCGCTCTCTTGCTCGATTTCTTGAAGAGGAATCCGAGTTTGTCCACTCAATCCCTCCACTCCTATAGCTTGTTCTCGGCCACTGTCGCCGCGTCGGCCGCGGCGGCTTCCGTCGCCGCCGGGAAGCCTTTTGCCTCTCGGGCGATCTTTGG TGACTGTGATCTTCCAATTGCTTATTGTGATGCTGGTGCAAGTGCAACATGGGATGCGGAGTACATTCCTAATGTCCGAAGTGTTTCTGAAAATATTTTACCCAACTCATTCAAGTACAGAACAAAGGAATATCCTCTAGAGCTGAAACCTCTGTTTTCAGCCTTTGGTTTTAGGTCTCTCACAATAACATCGTTGAGGTCCTTTTTGTTGTTCTATTTGCCTCTTTTGGAACCTCGCCCTCCTGTGGAAGAGAATGATGATTTTCTGCATGAGGCTCCAGAGGAAAAGCCTGTAGATTTGGTCACTCCTTTTCGGAACTCGGTGAAACAAATTATCCGTGAG ACATCTGTTGTAACAATAAGGCGGGTGCTGGAAAGATTGGCTGTCCATCATGTTTCACAAAGAATGGCATGGAAACTTCTTAAAG ATGTTCCTAAGTCAGCCAAACGCAAAGCTGCAAGGGGTATGCCAACTCTGTCGTTTTTATATAGTGTCAGCGGAACAACCTTCAGAg GACATTTGTTGGGTGTAGCTGCATCATGGATTGTCCAAGTGGTTATTGAGATCTACAGATGTTTTTTCCGTAAGAATATCAATGGTGATGAAGATATTAGCATCAATGAAAAGATCAGGCTTTTCAGGAGAAAGTTGTATGGGACAACTGTAAAGTGCAGCGCATCATTAGTTTTTGCATCTGTTGGAGCAGGCATTGGAGCTCTTTTTAATCCTTCAACCGGCCAGTGGATTG
- the LOC135638283 gene encoding uncharacterized protein LOC135638283 — MKEVSESLLSSATACPSRPSPSGPLLSRGRYKLWALAAVLLLALWSMLAGTFTLKWSARRPSDDLDGPLLEDVDVLEMEERAKVVRHMWDVYAHSHSTGRLPRFWQQAFEAAYEELAGDDPASRDAAVAEIARLSMRMVDLEPPPQHPKNAEPEKDRSEEDIGPKSNSSSFSSAKAR; from the exons ATGAAGGAGGTGAGCGAATCCCTCCTCTCGTCGGCCACGGCCTGCCCCAGCCGCCCCTCCCCCTCCGGCCCCCTCCTCTCCAGGGGCCGGTACAAGCTGTGGGCCCTCGCCGCcgtcctcctcctcgccctctgGTCCATGCTCGCCGGCACGTTCACCCTCAAGTGGTCCGCCCGCCGCCCCTCCGACGACCTCGACGGCCCCCTCCTCGAAGACGTCGACGTCCTG GAGATGGAGGAGCGGGCGAAGGTGGTGAGGCACATGTGGGACGTGTACGCCCACAGCCACAGCACCGGCCGGCTGCCGAGGTTCTGGCAGCAGGCCTTCGAGGCGGCCTACGAGGAACTCGCCGGCGACGACCCCGCGTCCAGGGACGCCGCCGTCGCTGAGATCGCGAGGCTGTCGATGCGGATGGTCGATCTCGAGCCTCCCCCGCAACACCCAAAG AACGCTGAACCGGAGAAGGATCGAAGCGAAGAAGACATCGGGCCGAAGTCGAACTCGTCATCATTCTCGTCGGCAAAAGCTCGGTGA
- the LOC103979818 gene encoding SWI/SNF complex subunit SWI3D isoform X1 yields the protein METRGRDVPPGPANAEASSAAQPPAPETLTEAPRRRASGAKRKAHTLSSFAGTSFSAPPKRQAKERNLLHHVFPVHNGPCTRARQSPHKVAAAATHKPTDHVAVPAWATETKAKDVSTDGGQIKAEEEEVSEEPLVDVEFEAIRSRGASVHAVPTPAGWFSWNIIHPVEKHMLPSFFDGKCENWTSEVYMEIRNSIMKKFHSNPQKQVELKDFSELSVGDANARKEVLEFLDHWGLINFHPFPPSIPEASKSDADDTVKTSSLVDKLYQFETIQSFLRIKEEPLVPAAPPCLLPESALTDDLVRPVGPSVEYHCNSCSADCSRKRYHCQKQADFDLCTDCYNEGKFGSGMLPADFILMESAEVPGLSGGSWTDQETLLLLEALELFGENWNEIAEHVATKTKAQCILHFLQMPIEDSFLEGDDDDNDNNLDSKNPTSSNKESTATNTSELMESDKKEAKEDEERSPADALEAETKKFESSENIDERITSKTDPLVNKSPDDEHIFQENGASFAIDALKAAFQAVGYFPEQGLGSFAEAGNPVMALAAFLSGVVESDSLITSCRSSLKAISEDSPGIQLATRHCFVLEDPPTDSKDPSLCVSPDIETSNAGIHKDESKMSILDTTDKSEEQNKIAASTENDGNSSSLLQDSSPKETDVEEVNDATPKKAVLATVQESVDQSLSGDQCMASNAKGVTGASLPVEPMPNVMKETEDLAFQGEVTKSKKAKEVSCPNSVGQKSNSMRSSDDLASTDRVQQHADSTKAVDKIRTSVISEEQVRVQTGGSTDETKDKAVEGERKDSCNNDEKIFNPTAVDGDLRIDRLKRAAVTALSAAAVKAKLLAKLEEDEIRKLVSLIIEKQLHKLEVKLAFLTDIESVVFRMREQTEKARHRLMLERSQIIAARLGAAPASLHRANPSSLPINRLAMGYSATGLKPLNMASRNPPPVRRP from the exons ATGGAGACGAGAGGCCGCGATGTACCCCCAGGTCCGGCGAACGCCGAGGCGTCGTCCGCGGCGCAGCCACCAGCGCCCGAAACCCTAACCGAAGCTCCTCGGAGGAGAGCCAGCGGTGCCAAGAGGAAAGCCCATACTCTGTCCTCTTTCGCCGGTACCTCCTTCTCCGCCCCCCCGAAGCGCCAGGCCAAGGAGAGGAACCTCCTCCACCATGTCTTCCCCGTTCACAACGGCCCCTGCACCAGAGCTCGGCAATCGCCTCACAAGGTCGCGGCCGCCGCCACTCATAAGCCTACCGATCATGTTGCGGTGCCCGCGTGGGCCACGGAGACTAAGGCAAAGGACGTCTCGACCGACGGAGGACAGATCAaggcggaggaagaggaggtgtcTGAGGAGCCGCTCGTGGATGTGGAGTTTGAGGCCATTCGATCTCGAGGTGCCAGCGTTCATGCTGTCCCTACTCCTGCCG GATGGTTCTCATGGAATATAATTCATCCTGTGGAGAAGCATATGTTGCCTTCCTTTTTTGACGGAAAGTGTGAAAACTGGACATCTGAAGTGTACATGGAAATTCGGAATTCCATCATGAAGAAATTTCATTCCAACCCACAGAAGCAGGTGGAACTCAAAGATTTCTCAGAGCTGTCTGTGGGAGATGCAAATGCGAGGAAAGAAGTCCTGGAATTCTTGGACCACTGGGGTCTGATCAATTTTCATCCTTTTCCACCATCCATACCCGAAGCAAGCAAATCTGATGCTGATGACACAGTTAAAACATCATCTTTGGTTGATAAGTTGTACCAATTTGAAACAATTCAGTCCTTTCTCCGAATTAAAGAAGAGCCCTTGGTACCTGCTGCACCACCTTGCTTGCTACCAGAGTCTGCCCTAACTGATGATTTGGTTAGGCCAGTTGGTCCTTCTGTTGAGTACCATTGCAACTCTTGCTCAGCTGATTGCTCTAGAAAGCGTTACCATTGCCAAAAGCAG gcAGATTTTGATTTGTGCACTGATTGCTACAACGAGGGGAAGTTTGGATCAGGCATGTTACCAGCTGATTTTATCCTTATGGAATCTGCAGAGGTTCCTGGTTTAAGTGGTGGGAGTTGGACAGATCAGGAAACTCTGCTTCTACTAGAAGCCTTGGAACTTTTTGGGGAGAACTGGAATGAGATTGCTGAACATGTTGCTACAAAAACCAAAGCCCAATGCATCTTACATTTTCTTCAAATGCCGATTGAGGATTCTTTCTTAGAAggcgatgatgatgataatgacaatAACCTGGATAGCAAGAATCCGACTTCATCAAATAAAGAATCAACAGCCACAAATACTTCTGAATTGATGGAATCTGACAAGAAAGAAGCAAAGGAGGATGAGGAACGCTCTCCTGCAGATGCTCTTGAGGCTGAAACAAAAAAATTTGAAAGTTCTGAAAATATAGATGAACGTATAACTTCCAAAACAGATCCTTTGGTGAATAAGAGTCCTGATGACGAACATATTTTCCAAGAAAATGGGGCCAGTTTTGCTATTGATGCACTGAAGGCTGCATTTCAGGCTGTTGGATACTTTCCTGAACAAGGATTGGGTTCATTTGCAGAAGCAGGAAATCCAGTCATGGCACTT GCAGCATTCTTATCAGGTGTTGTAGAATCTGATTCTCTTATCACCTCATGCCGCAGTTCCCTGAAAGCCATATCAGAGGATTCACCTGGCATCCAGCTTGCTACCAGGCATTGTTTTGTTCTTGAAGATCCACCAACTGATAGTAAGGATCCATCTCTCTGTGTGAG TCCTGATATTGAAACAAGCAATGCGGGGATTCATAAGGATGAAAGCAAAATGTCAATTTTAGATACCACCGACAAATCAGAGGAGCAGAACAAGATTGCTGCCTCTACGGAGAATGATGGGAACTCATCCAGTTTGTTGCAAGATTCTTCACCAAAAGAAACTGATGTGGAAGAAGTAAATGATGCGACTCCAAAGAAGGCAGTGCTCGCTACTGTTCAGGAATCTGTTGATCAGTCTTTGTCTGGGGACCAGTGTATGGCTAGTAACGCGAAGGGTGTAACTGGTGCTTCTTTGCCTGTAGAACCTATGCCCAACGTTATGAAAGAAACTGAAGATTTAGCTTTTCAAGGTGAAGTTACAAAGAGTAAGAAGGCAAAGGAAGTTAGTTGTCCCAACTCAGTGGGTCAGAAATCAAATAGTATGAGAAGTTCAGATGATCTAGCTTCAACAGACAGGGTCCAACAGCATGCAGATTCTACAAAGGCTGTGGATAAGATACGTACTTCAGTTATCTCAGAAGAACAAGTGCGCGTGCAAACAGGTGGTTCAACTGATGAAACTAAAGACAAAGCAG TTGAGGGTGAGAGAAAAGATTCATGCAACAATGATGAGAAAATTTTCAACCCAACTGCAGTTGATGGTGATCTTAGGATAGATAGGTTGAAACGTGCTGCAGTTACTGCACTCTCAGCTGCTGCTGTGAAGGCTAAGCTTCTTGCCAAGCTGGAAGAAGATGAAATTCGGAAACTCGTTTCTTTGATTATTGAAAAGCAG TTGCATAAGTTGGAGGTGAAGTTGGCATTTCTCACCGACATAGAAAGTGTCGTCTTCAGGATGAGAGAACAAACAGAGAAAGCAAGACACAGACTTATGCTTGAGCGTTCACAGATAATTGCTGCTAGACTTGGTGCAGCACCCGCTTCCCTACACAGAGCCAACCCATCTTCCTTACCAATAAACAGATTAGCCATGGGATACAGCGCAACTGGTCTAAAGCCACTTAACATGGCATCGCGGAATCCACCACCTGTAAGGAGGCCATGA